A genomic segment from Verrucomicrobiia bacterium encodes:
- a CDS encoding TM2 domain-containing protein — MPVAHPLASTKIPAGICGILLGSLGVHKFILGYTGAGLIMLLVTVLTCGLGAIVMHLIGLIEGIIYLTKTDEDFVRTYVERHREWF; from the coding sequence CTGCCTGTTGCGCATCCGCTGGCCTCGACGAAGATTCCGGCCGGGATTTGCGGGATTCTCCTCGGCTCTCTCGGTGTCCACAAATTCATCCTCGGCTATACGGGCGCAGGGCTGATTATGTTGTTGGTGACGGTCCTGACATGCGGCTTGGGCGCTATTGTCATGCATCTCATCGGTCTGATTGAAGGAATCATTTACCTGACCAAAACCGATGAAGACTTCGTCCGGACCTATGTCGAGCGCCACCGCGAGTGGTTCTGA
- a CDS encoding TraR/DksA C4-type zinc finger protein, with protein MTTKKKEVSKKAPVGQKPHGSATAASILGHAVVKVKKNGEIKVRAEWAKFYQRLLELRDQLTRQMNGLAKESAQEMAGYSLHMADSGTDNFDRDFALSLLSSDQDAMYEIEEALKRIEKNTYGICELTGKPIPRSRLEAIPWTRFTVQAQAQLEREGALRQRRLGALGTVDAVGVAEVEAEEEEPEEKPKEKE; from the coding sequence GTGACAACGAAGAAGAAAGAAGTTAGCAAGAAAGCGCCTGTTGGCCAGAAGCCTCATGGTTCAGCCACGGCTGCCTCCATCCTCGGCCATGCCGTGGTGAAAGTGAAGAAGAACGGCGAAATCAAAGTCCGGGCCGAATGGGCGAAATTCTACCAGAGACTGCTGGAATTGCGCGATCAGCTCACACGGCAAATGAACGGCTTGGCCAAGGAATCCGCCCAGGAAATGGCCGGTTACAGCCTCCATATGGCCGATTCCGGCACGGACAATTTCGACCGGGATTTCGCGTTGAGCCTTTTGTCTTCGGACCAGGACGCCATGTATGAGATTGAAGAGGCGCTCAAGCGAATCGAGAAAAACACCTATGGCATTTGCGAATTGACCGGCAAGCCGATTCCCAGAAGCCGCCTGGAAGCGATTCCCTGGACCCGCTTTACGGTTCAAGCCCAGGCCCAACTCGAGCGGGAAGGGGCTTTGCGCCAGCGCCGTTTGGGCGCCCTGGGCACCGTCGATGCCGTGGGCGTTGCCGAGGTGGAAGCCGAGGAAGAGGAGCCCGAAGAGAAGCCGAAGGAAAAGGAATAA
- a CDS encoding TA system VapC family ribonuclease toxin, with protein MRALFDINVVIALLDPDHAFHDRAHAWWASHAPQGWASCPLTENGVVRVMSNASYSQHTRFAPGDLVSRLEQFAAQTDHQFWPDDISLRDADIFKRDRLHSSRGVTDLYLLALATAHEGRLATFDQNIALSAIRSAKVANLCVL; from the coding sequence TTGCGCGCTTTATTCGATATCAATGTTGTGATTGCCTTGCTGGACCCGGATCATGCCTTCCATGATCGGGCGCATGCCTGGTGGGCAAGCCACGCACCGCAAGGTTGGGCAAGTTGTCCGCTCACCGAGAACGGGGTTGTCCGGGTCATGTCCAATGCCAGTTACAGCCAGCATACGCGCTTTGCGCCGGGCGACCTGGTTTCGCGCCTTGAGCAATTTGCGGCGCAAACCGATCACCAGTTCTGGCCCGACGACATCTCATTACGAGACGCGGACATATTCAAGAGGGACCGCCTTCACAGTTCGCGCGGGGTGACTGATCTGTATCTGCTGGCATTAGCAACGGCTCATGAGGGGAGACTTGCCACTTTCGACCAGAACATTGCGCTTTCCGCTATCCGATCAGCCAAAGTCGCAAACCTCTGCGTTCTCTGA
- a CDS encoding polysaccharide deacetylase family protein, producing the protein MTTPAYYSRLAPFRKIFSTGNAVLAYHKLGPRPGGVRLKGLYMSRAMFARQLGELRRAGFSSGSLAACAGPNQHKRVALTFDDGYVNVLRYGLEPMAAAKFKAALFLVADLLGKHNQWDVSLGEVPEPMMDVQQVRDWLAAGNEIGSHTLTHPYLTRIARRRAQEEISASRKKLEDCFGRPIQHFCYPYGDWNPAIRELVMSAGYKTACTTVAGVNTAADSPFALKRFTARYPSRNLKAIWSRLRAQVG; encoded by the coding sequence ATGACGACTCCGGCTTATTACTCGAGGCTCGCGCCGTTCCGGAAAATCTTCAGTACAGGCAACGCCGTCCTGGCCTACCACAAACTGGGGCCGCGCCCCGGGGGTGTGCGACTCAAAGGCCTCTACATGAGCCGGGCGATGTTTGCGAGGCAATTGGGGGAGTTGCGCCGGGCGGGATTCAGCAGCGGTTCGCTGGCGGCTTGTGCCGGGCCCAATCAGCACAAGCGCGTTGCCCTCACTTTCGATGACGGTTATGTTAATGTCCTCCGCTACGGCTTGGAGCCAATGGCCGCAGCAAAATTCAAAGCGGCTCTCTTTTTAGTGGCCGATCTGCTGGGCAAACACAATCAGTGGGATGTCTCTCTGGGCGAGGTGCCCGAACCGATGATGGATGTGCAGCAGGTCCGCGATTGGCTCGCTGCCGGAAATGAGATCGGCTCCCACACGCTGACGCATCCCTATCTGACCCGAATTGCCCGGCGCCGCGCGCAAGAGGAAATTAGCGCCAGCCGCAAAAAGCTCGAGGACTGCTTCGGACGCCCGATCCAGCACTTCTGCTACCCCTACGGTGATTGGAACCCGGCAATTCGCGAGTTGGTGATGAGCGCGGGATACAAAACCGCGTGCACGACCGTTGCCGGTGTGAATACTGCGGCGGATTCACCCTTTGCGCTGAAGCGATTCACCGCGCGGTATCCGAGCCGCAATTTGAAGGCCATCTGGTCCCGCCTGCGAGCGCAGGTTGGCTGA
- the rpmG gene encoding 50S ribosomal protein L33 produces MPREIVTLECTEARKEGKSPSRYTTTRNKKLKTEKLELRKYNPALRRHTLHREIK; encoded by the coding sequence ATGCCCAGGGAAATTGTCACGCTCGAATGCACCGAAGCGCGCAAGGAAGGCAAGTCGCCCTCGCGCTATACGACCACTCGGAACAAGAAACTAAAGACCGAGAAGCTCGAACTCAGGAAGTACAACCCGGCTCTGCGCCGCCACACACTGCATCGAGAAATTAAATAA
- the rpsR gene encoding 30S ribosomal protein S18, translating into MPRKTRPDKPAKRGARGRSSFAEARTPRPKPKIDFTVDALDFKNTNLLKQFVTDQGRILPRKYTGLPAHYQRRLNRAIKRARQMLLMK; encoded by the coding sequence ATGCCTCGCAAAACACGCCCTGATAAACCCGCAAAACGTGGCGCGCGCGGCCGCAGTTCTTTTGCCGAGGCGCGCACCCCGCGGCCCAAGCCCAAGATTGACTTTACGGTGGACGCCCTCGATTTCAAGAACACGAATCTCTTGAAGCAGTTTGTCACCGATCAAGGCCGTATCCTGCCCCGCAAATACACCGGGCTGCCCGCCCATTATCAGCGACGATTGAATCGAGCGATCAAACGCGCCCGGCAGATGCTCCTGATGAAGTAA
- a CDS encoding class I SAM-dependent methyltransferase: MQTACDRNKAPEDWRSPRRFARTGTRGRAGVLDYNSQNTVALWGAAPYSGWRLVSESKYIEKKGYLSPYTHARMVALHEAATRRSAGSAQEAEWLRAVQEDLPRFIPFLVRKCGLEFRGRVLEIGAGGGWLSAEISKLPKVVEVITTDFSAVILKEQAPKVFQLLNARNAKITRMPGDFHRFDFPNNHFDFVVCSAVLHDAVNIVQVLREAKRILKPGGQFVAIREPVWPLVKIKSRSRMVAKLVATGVNERFYTLSDYQEFFRQAALPLEVKRVNLSRGFKYYVNKVLNGLTHARYAFIGVKRGTGQSSANLRSQAGPDGLQIAARIPRGESLQRKG, encoded by the coding sequence ATGCAGACGGCCTGCGACCGGAATAAAGCGCCGGAGGACTGGCGCAGTCCAAGACGCTTCGCGCGGACCGGCACGAGAGGGCGCGCCGGCGTTTTGGACTATAATAGTCAAAACACCGTTGCCTTGTGGGGCGCTGCTCCGTACTCTGGCTGGCGTCTGGTGAGCGAGTCGAAATATATTGAAAAGAAGGGTTATCTCTCGCCTTATACACATGCGAGGATGGTGGCCCTTCACGAGGCGGCCACGCGGCGGTCTGCCGGTTCTGCCCAAGAGGCGGAATGGCTGCGCGCCGTGCAGGAGGACTTGCCGCGATTTATTCCTTTTTTGGTAAGGAAATGCGGACTGGAGTTCCGAGGCCGTGTGCTGGAGATCGGAGCGGGCGGAGGCTGGCTGAGCGCCGAAATCTCTAAATTGCCAAAAGTGGTCGAGGTCATTACCACGGATTTTTCGGCCGTGATATTAAAGGAACAGGCGCCCAAGGTTTTTCAGTTGCTCAACGCGCGCAATGCAAAAATCACGAGAATGCCTGGCGATTTCCACCGGTTCGATTTCCCGAACAATCATTTCGATTTCGTGGTCTGCTCCGCCGTGCTGCACGACGCCGTCAACATCGTTCAAGTGTTGCGCGAGGCCAAAAGGATCCTCAAACCAGGGGGTCAATTTGTCGCCATCCGGGAGCCGGTCTGGCCGCTGGTCAAAATCAAATCCCGTTCCAGAATGGTGGCCAAGCTGGTCGCCACCGGCGTTAACGAGCGCTTTTACACCTTGTCGGATTACCAGGAGTTTTTCCGGCAAGCCGCCCTGCCGCTCGAAGTCAAGCGAGTCAATCTCTCTCGCGGGTTCAAGTATTACGTGAACAAAGTCCTCAACGGGCTGACGCACGCGCGTTATGCTTTTATTGGCGTCAAGCGCGGCACAGGTCAGAGCTCAGCCAACCTGCGCTCGCAGGCGGGACCAGATGGCCTTCAAATTGCGGCTCGGATACCGCGCGGTGAATCGCTTCAGCGCAAAGGGTGA
- a CDS encoding NUDIX domain-containing protein: protein MTQYRISTLLYCFNQQDEVLLMERAQQPNLGLWSPCGGKLDTARGESPFACARREAQEELGLRIDNRALHLAGIVSEYGYQGQSHWLMFLFEVKRKLSTLPPPHREGRFEFFPTQSIPQLKLPQTDRERIWPWFWQYRHGFFAAHCHCLEDGANDWTLEEACTPGLIGF from the coding sequence ATGACGCAATATAGAATTTCGACACTGCTCTACTGCTTCAACCAGCAGGACGAGGTCCTTTTAATGGAAAGGGCACAGCAACCCAATCTTGGACTTTGGAGTCCGTGCGGCGGGAAGCTGGATACGGCTCGAGGGGAATCGCCTTTTGCCTGCGCGCGCCGTGAGGCGCAGGAGGAGCTGGGATTGCGGATTGACAACCGCGCTCTGCACCTGGCCGGCATTGTGAGCGAATACGGCTACCAAGGCCAGAGCCACTGGCTTATGTTTCTCTTTGAAGTCAAACGCAAGCTAAGCACGTTGCCACCTCCTCACCGCGAAGGACGGTTTGAATTCTTTCCAACCCAAAGCATTCCTCAATTGAAGCTGCCCCAGACGGACCGTGAGCGAATCTGGCCCTGGTTTTGGCAGTACCGCCATGGATTCTTTGCCGCCCATTGTCATTGCCTCGAGGACGGCGCAAACGATTGGACCCTGGAAGAGGCATGCACGCCCGGTTTAATTGGCTTTTGA
- a CDS encoding DUF4190 domain-containing protein, protein MYKIIGGDGKEYGPVSAEVLRQWIAQGRAHSQTKAMPEGGAEWKGLAELPEFMADFVKPPAATPFPVAVVQPSRTNPLAITGMILGLCSILCCCYGFPVSLAGILCSSLALAQISRAPHTEHGTGMAIAGLVLSVLSLLFGAVFFGLSFAPGSHEFFRRIHRL, encoded by the coding sequence ATGTATAAAATCATTGGCGGCGATGGCAAGGAGTATGGCCCTGTCTCGGCTGAGGTCCTCAGACAATGGATTGCCCAGGGCCGCGCCCACAGTCAGACCAAAGCCATGCCCGAAGGAGGAGCTGAATGGAAAGGCCTCGCCGAATTGCCGGAGTTCATGGCTGATTTTGTCAAACCGCCAGCCGCGACGCCGTTCCCGGTCGCCGTCGTTCAGCCGTCTCGAACCAATCCCCTGGCCATTACCGGAATGATTCTGGGTTTGTGCTCAATCCTTTGCTGCTGCTACGGTTTTCCTGTGAGCCTGGCTGGGATTCTCTGTTCGAGCCTGGCGCTGGCGCAGATCAGTCGAGCCCCCCACACCGAGCATGGCACCGGTATGGCCATAGCAGGTCTGGTGCTCTCGGTGCTGAGCCTTCTCTTTGGCGCGGTGTTCTTTGGTTTGAGCTTTGCCCCAGGTTCGCATGAGTTCTTCCGGCGGATTCATCGGCTGTAA
- a CDS encoding DUF2752 domain-containing protein, whose protein sequence is MSSSGGFIGCNMRTGSRVGHLWLLGFVATVFAALAATVLFRFDPNQYPFYPRCYFHELTGMECPGCGSLRALHQLLHGNFMAALRYNAILVLSLPLLAIAGARAALAWLRREPVAWSLRPAWLWSALVVMVGFGIVRNLPWGHLHWAFQH, encoded by the coding sequence ATGAGTTCTTCCGGCGGATTCATCGGCTGTAATATGCGGACCGGATCGAGAGTTGGCCACCTGTGGTTGCTTGGCTTTGTGGCAACGGTGTTCGCAGCGTTGGCTGCAACGGTGCTTTTTCGATTCGATCCGAACCAATATCCTTTTTACCCACGGTGCTATTTTCATGAATTGACAGGCATGGAATGCCCCGGGTGCGGTTCCTTGCGAGCACTGCATCAATTGCTCCACGGAAATTTTATGGCGGCTCTGCGGTACAACGCGATTCTGGTACTCTCCTTGCCGCTGCTTGCCATCGCAGGGGCCCGGGCGGCCCTGGCGTGGCTGCGGCGGGAGCCGGTTGCATGGTCCTTGCGGCCAGCTTGGCTTTGGAGCGCCCTGGTCGTCATGGTTGGCTTCGGGATTGTACGCAATCTGCCGTGGGGCCACCTTCATTGGGCCTTTCAGCATTAA
- the hisS gene encoding histidine--tRNA ligase: protein MERLPGFRDFYPEPVPHEDLWSADTRQHIFDHWRRTARRYGFREYDGPPLEPLELFTTKSGAEIIGQLYNFKDKGERDVSLRPEMTPTLARMVAAHERSYKKPIKWFAIPQLFRYERQQKGRLREHFQLNADIIGETDSAADAELMALLIDTLRALGLTETDIVLRLSSRNAWHDFFHRHHGDPAKEYDFYQVIDKLEREAPETNEQKLRGLGFSVVEVMALIDEAKPTTELQLILDNLSARGLSDFVKVDYGVIRGLAYYTGIVFEAFDRKGDQPRAIAGGGRYDNLVKLISGGKVDLPALGFGMGDVVLAELLKSRKLLPEFHAALDAFCIIEDEALRPETLKFIQDLRSAGLCVDYSLTRAKPDKQFKRAQELKAARTVALGRNAAGELVVKTKDLETRQERILGRAEAIGDLLRTP from the coding sequence ATGGAACGTTTACCGGGCTTTCGCGATTTCTATCCCGAGCCAGTGCCGCACGAGGACCTCTGGAGCGCTGACACGCGCCAGCACATCTTTGACCACTGGCGCCGGACGGCCCGCCGCTATGGATTTCGCGAATACGACGGGCCGCCCCTCGAACCATTGGAACTCTTCACCACCAAGAGCGGCGCGGAAATTATCGGGCAGCTCTATAATTTCAAAGACAAAGGCGAACGCGACGTGTCCCTGCGGCCCGAGATGACCCCCACCCTGGCGCGGATGGTCGCCGCTCACGAACGCAGCTATAAAAAGCCCATCAAATGGTTTGCCATCCCCCAATTGTTCCGTTATGAGCGCCAGCAAAAGGGCCGATTGCGCGAACATTTCCAACTTAATGCCGATATTATCGGCGAAACGGATTCTGCAGCCGACGCCGAGCTCATGGCACTGTTGATTGATACCCTCCGCGCCTTGGGTCTGACTGAAACGGATATCGTTCTGCGCCTCAGCAGCCGTAATGCCTGGCACGACTTCTTTCACCGCCACCATGGAGACCCAGCCAAAGAGTACGATTTTTACCAGGTCATCGACAAACTGGAGCGAGAAGCCCCTGAAACGAACGAGCAAAAACTGCGGGGCCTGGGCTTCTCAGTGGTGGAGGTCATGGCCCTGATTGATGAGGCCAAACCCACAACGGAGCTCCAGCTTATTCTGGACAATCTCTCCGCGCGCGGCTTGAGTGATTTTGTCAAAGTCGATTACGGCGTCATTCGCGGCTTGGCTTATTACACGGGCATTGTTTTTGAGGCCTTTGATCGCAAAGGAGACCAGCCTCGCGCAATCGCCGGTGGGGGCCGGTACGATAACCTGGTAAAGCTCATCAGCGGCGGCAAAGTGGACCTGCCGGCGCTGGGCTTCGGCATGGGCGACGTCGTGCTGGCGGAGTTGCTGAAGAGCCGGAAATTGCTCCCGGAGTTCCACGCCGCGCTGGATGCGTTTTGTATCATCGAAGATGAGGCGCTGCGACCGGAAACTTTGAAATTTATCCAGGACCTGCGCTCGGCCGGCTTATGTGTGGATTATTCTTTGACCCGCGCCAAACCCGATAAACAATTCAAGCGCGCCCAGGAGCTGAAAGCGGCTCGCACCGTGGCGCTCGGTCGCAATGCCGCAGGCGAGTTGGTGGTGAAAACAAAAGACCTGGAAACCCGACAGGAGCGGATTCTCGGACGGGCGGAGGCAATTGGGGACTTACTGAGGACTCCATAA
- the folE2 gene encoding GTP cyclohydrolase FolE2, whose protein sequence is MLKPVENGSIRARRSALKAPRPAARDRALAPPVLHRAEKAPLHDKQSERDYRELRIDKVGVRGLRFPITVRDKERTVQNTVATIGMFVDLPKEFKGTHMSRFIEVLNAHGNVIHVENIPDILYALQAKFHAATSHLEIEFPYFMVKKAPVTRLESVMDYTARFDATACRKEIDFILTVKALVTTLCPCSKAIAAYGAHNQRGEVTVQIRFGKPVWIEDVIAIIEGSASSELFALLKRQDEKAVTERAYENPVFVEDLVRNVALKLNANQEVTWYKVEAENHESIHNHNAYACIEKG, encoded by the coding sequence ATGCTTAAACCCGTGGAAAACGGCTCGATTCGTGCCCGGCGCAGCGCTCTGAAAGCCCCCAGACCGGCGGCGCGTGACCGCGCGCTGGCGCCACCCGTTTTGCATAGGGCAGAGAAGGCGCCATTGCATGATAAACAGAGCGAGCGCGACTACCGCGAACTGCGCATCGATAAGGTGGGGGTTCGGGGCCTGCGCTTTCCCATTACGGTGCGGGACAAAGAACGGACGGTGCAGAACACGGTGGCAACGATTGGCATGTTTGTGGATCTGCCCAAAGAGTTCAAGGGAACGCACATGAGCCGCTTCATCGAGGTGCTCAACGCGCACGGCAACGTAATACATGTCGAGAACATCCCGGACATTCTCTACGCGCTCCAGGCAAAGTTCCACGCCGCCACATCGCACCTGGAGATAGAGTTCCCCTATTTCATGGTAAAGAAGGCCCCCGTGACGCGCCTGGAAAGCGTCATGGATTATACGGCGCGCTTTGACGCGACTGCTTGCCGGAAAGAGATCGATTTCATATTGACGGTGAAAGCGCTCGTCACAACCTTATGTCCCTGTTCAAAAGCCATTGCAGCTTATGGGGCTCACAACCAGCGGGGAGAGGTCACCGTCCAGATTCGATTTGGCAAACCGGTGTGGATCGAGGATGTGATTGCGATTATCGAAGGCTCGGCCAGCTCGGAGTTGTTCGCCCTGTTGAAGCGGCAGGACGAAAAGGCCGTGACGGAGCGGGCGTATGAGAATCCGGTGTTTGTGGAGGACCTGGTGCGAAACGTGGCGCTGAAGCTCAATGCCAACCAGGAGGTGACGTGGTATAAAGTGGAGGCCGAGAATCATGAGAGCATTCACAATCACAATGCATACGCCTGCATTGAGAAGGGGTAG
- the tadA gene encoding tRNA adenosine(34) deaminase TadA, whose protein sequence is MDPIIDLQSDHYFMGEALRQAARAYQAGEVPVGAVVVREGRIIARAFNQVELLKDATAHAEMLALTQGEEAVGDWRLSDCTLYVTKEPCPMCAGAVVHVRLARVVFGVSDPKAGAAGTALNLLDFPGLNHRCAITSGVREPECRALLQAFFVEQRNKAKPENADGLRPE, encoded by the coding sequence ATGGACCCGATAATCGACCTGCAGAGTGACCATTACTTTATGGGCGAAGCCCTGCGCCAGGCCGCCCGCGCTTACCAGGCCGGGGAAGTACCTGTCGGGGCAGTTGTCGTTCGTGAAGGCCGCATCATCGCGCGCGCATTCAATCAGGTGGAGTTGCTCAAGGACGCCACCGCCCACGCGGAGATGCTGGCCTTGACGCAAGGGGAAGAGGCCGTCGGCGACTGGCGATTATCAGACTGCACCCTCTATGTCACCAAGGAACCGTGCCCTATGTGCGCTGGCGCTGTCGTGCACGTGCGCCTGGCGAGAGTCGTCTTCGGCGTCAGCGACCCCAAAGCGGGCGCAGCAGGGACCGCCTTGAACCTGCTCGATTTCCCGGGTTTGAATCATCGATGCGCCATCACCAGCGGTGTGCGTGAACCCGAATGCCGGGCGCTGCTCCAGGCCTTTTTTGTCGAACAGCGCAACAAAGCGAAGCCCGAAAATGCAGACGGCCTGCGACCGGAATAA
- the trpD gene encoding anthranilate phosphoribosyltransferase — MLEELLVQLSSLEHLTEGQVCLAVEQLVNETAPVEVKAQFLTHLALKGETELEIACFVRELRKRAVQPALNGQLRAREILDVVGTGGDRLSTFNISTTAALLASAAGIVVAKHGNRASTSLVGSADVMDALGIPFDLGPEEAARSLQEHGFAFFFAPKYHPAFRHIIPARKLCAERGQSTIFNLLGPLLNPASPSAMLIGVPRPELCLPLARVVQALGVRRAMVVCGSVADGPDSLRYLDEISPLGPTVVAEFYQENAITTSSLSPQDFPLQPATLADLQGGDGRQNAAIIRQILCGQERGPKRDAALLNTAAALFVAGRADSISTGLQLAASVIDSGLAARKLLELSKA; from the coding sequence GTGCTCGAAGAACTATTGGTTCAACTCAGCTCATTAGAACATTTGACGGAGGGCCAGGTCTGCCTGGCAGTCGAACAGTTAGTCAATGAAACGGCCCCCGTCGAGGTCAAGGCCCAGTTCCTGACGCATCTTGCCCTCAAGGGCGAGACGGAGCTGGAAATCGCTTGTTTTGTTCGGGAACTGCGCAAGAGGGCGGTGCAACCCGCTTTGAATGGACAATTGCGCGCGCGGGAAATACTGGACGTAGTAGGGACGGGCGGAGACCGGCTGAGCACGTTCAACATTTCAACTACCGCGGCCCTCCTGGCCTCGGCGGCTGGGATCGTAGTGGCCAAACACGGCAATCGTGCGAGCACGTCGCTGGTGGGGAGTGCTGACGTCATGGATGCGCTGGGAATTCCATTCGATTTGGGCCCGGAAGAGGCGGCGCGCTCGCTGCAGGAACACGGGTTCGCCTTCTTCTTTGCCCCCAAGTACCATCCGGCATTCCGGCACATCATTCCGGCCCGAAAGCTTTGCGCCGAGCGCGGCCAAAGCACCATCTTCAACCTTCTTGGACCTTTGCTCAACCCGGCGTCCCCCTCAGCGATGCTCATAGGCGTCCCCCGGCCAGAACTGTGTTTGCCCCTGGCTCGCGTGGTGCAGGCCCTGGGTGTGCGCCGGGCGATGGTGGTCTGTGGCTCGGTGGCAGATGGGCCAGATTCTTTGCGCTACCTGGACGAGATTTCTCCCCTGGGGCCAACGGTCGTGGCTGAGTTCTACCAGGAAAACGCCATTACCACCTCCAGCCTGTCGCCGCAGGACTTCCCGCTGCAACCAGCGACCCTGGCCGACTTGCAAGGAGGGGATGGCAGGCAGAACGCAGCGATCATTCGCCAAATTCTATGCGGGCAAGAACGAGGGCCTAAACGCGATGCGGCCCTGCTCAATACCGCGGCGGCGCTGTTCGTGGCGGGACGGGCCGATAGCATTTCAACCGGGTTGCAATTGGCAGCAAGCGTGATTGACAGTGGCCTGGCTGCCCGGAAGCTTTTGGAATTATCAAAAGCCTGA
- a CDS encoding class I fructose-bisphosphate aldolase, translating into MTPIAQLLGDKADHLLNFKTPKIPKERLHLPGPDVVDRLYAVSDRNNRALSNLQRLIGHGRLGGTGYLSILPVDQGIEHSGGASFAKNPDYFDPENIVRLAVEGGCNAVASTFGVLGAVARRYAHKIPFLVKLNHNELLTYPNKFDQILFGTVKEAYDMGAAAVGATIYFGSDQSGRQIIEVAQAFALAHEMGLATVLWCYLRNNAFKKDKDYHVSADLTGQANHLGVTIQADIIKQKLPENNGGFKALNAPGSSYGKYDERIYTELTSDHPIDLCRYQVANCYMGRAGLINSGGESKGAGDLASAVATAVINKRAGGMGLISGRKAFQRPMKEGVALLNAIQDVYLSKDITVA; encoded by the coding sequence ATGACACCTATTGCACAATTGCTCGGCGACAAAGCTGACCACCTGCTCAACTTTAAGACTCCCAAAATCCCTAAGGAACGCCTGCACCTTCCCGGTCCCGATGTTGTGGACCGGCTTTATGCGGTTTCGGATCGCAATAACCGAGCGCTGAGCAACCTGCAGCGGTTGATAGGTCATGGCCGGCTGGGTGGCACCGGTTATTTATCGATCCTGCCCGTCGATCAGGGTATCGAACACTCAGGCGGCGCGAGCTTTGCCAAGAATCCCGATTATTTCGATCCGGAAAACATCGTGAGGCTGGCGGTCGAAGGCGGATGCAACGCTGTGGCATCGACCTTTGGCGTGCTGGGGGCTGTGGCGCGCCGGTACGCCCATAAAATCCCGTTTCTGGTGAAGCTTAACCATAACGAATTGCTGACCTATCCAAACAAGTTCGACCAGATCCTCTTTGGAACTGTCAAAGAAGCTTACGACATGGGGGCTGCTGCGGTCGGGGCAACCATTTACTTCGGGTCGGACCAGAGCGGGCGGCAGATTATCGAAGTGGCACAGGCCTTTGCGCTCGCACACGAGATGGGCCTGGCTACCGTGCTCTGGTGTTATTTGCGCAATAACGCTTTCAAAAAGGACAAGGATTACCATGTCTCAGCCGACCTGACCGGCCAGGCCAATCACCTGGGGGTGACCATTCAGGCGGATATCATCAAGCAGAAGCTTCCAGAGAACAACGGCGGCTTTAAAGCCCTCAACGCGCCTGGTTCCAGCTACGGCAAATATGACGAGCGGATTTACACCGAACTGACCAGCGATCACCCAATTGACCTGTGCCGTTACCAGGTCGCCAACTGTTATATGGGCCGCGCCGGACTGATTAACAGCGGCGGCGAATCCAAAGGGGCAGGGGACCTGGCCAGCGCTGTGGCCACCGCTGTGATTAACAAGCGCGCCGGTGGTATGGGTCTCATCTCAGGGCGAAAGGCCTTTCAACGACCGATGAAGGAGGGCGTCGCGTTGCTCAACGCCATCCAGGATGTCTATTTGAGCAAAGACATCACAGTGGCGTAA